The DNA sequence CCCGGAGGAGCAGTTCCTCGGCGAGATCCGGACGGTCGGCGTGGTCGCCGACGACGAACCGGACTACCTCACCCGGGGGCGCGACGCCTGCGCGTCACTCGACGGCGACATGGGCTATGTCGACGTGGTCCGGCAGTACAACGACGCCCACCCCGACGCACCGGTGACCGAGGCGCCGGTGGTCGTGGCCGCCGCGGTCAGGGCGTTCTGCCCGCAGCACCTGCCGCAGGTCGGCCAGGGGGGTTAGGGGAGCTCAGCCGGATCGGGGCGCACCGGGTCGCACGGTGGGCTCTCACACCCCCTCCCGGTCCAGCGCCTCCGCGGTGAGCCGGCGGCCGAGTTCGATCATCTCCTCCGCCCGGTGGAAGTCGAACGCCGAGCACGCGTCGGACGGCACCTCCACGAGGACATCGGGACGGTTGCCCGCCATCCGGTAGCCGGTGAGAATGCTCTGCATGGCCTCGATCGACTGGGAGACCACGTCGAAGATCCGGAGTGTGCCCGGGAGGGACTCCAGGCCGCGCTCGTCGCTCTGGGCCTCGGCCCGGACCTCGCGTTCTCCCTCTTCCACAGCCTCCTCGACCTCGGGGGACGGTGTCGCCGACGCACCAGGAGTCGACCTCTCGGAGGCACGTGGCCGGGGCTCGGCCCCCGGCCCCGTCGAATCCATCCCGGTCGCCTCCTCCCCGATCGGGTCCTGGCCCGTGGGGTCCTGACCTGTCGAGTCCTGACCGAAGCGGGCCGCGACCAGCCTGACCAGGTCGGCGTCCCGCACGTCCGCCGCCGCCGTCCGGATGCGACCGGAGAGCCTGGCGGTGGTCGCCGTCACCGTGCCCCCCTTCTTGGAGATCTTCGGATCCGCCACGGCCGACGGTTCCTCGGGGTCCGAGCTCTCTTGGAAGGTGGAACCACGGATCCCCTCCCGGCGACCGGTCAGTGAGACCGCCAGAACCAGATCGCTGTCCACCGAGGCGAGCGGCTCGAGCGGGACCGGGTTGGTCACGCCGCCGTCGATCATCAGTCGCCCGCCCACGATCGCCGGCGTGACGATGCTCGGGATGGCGAACGACGCACGCACGGCGATGTCCACCGGGCCCCGGGTGAACCAGACCTCCCGCCTCGCCCGCAGGTCGGTGGCCACGGCGGTGTAGGGGATCGCGAGATCCTCGATCCGCACGTCGTCGAGCATCTCGCCGATCACGCCCATGATCTTGTTGGCGCGGATCGCCCCCCCGCCGGCGAAGGACACATCCAGCAGCCGCAGGACGTCCCGCTGTGCCAGACCTCTCACCCATTCCTCGAAACGGTCCAGCTCGCCGGCCGCGAGCAACGACCCCACCACCGCGCCCATCGAGGCCCCGGACACTCCGACCACCTCGTGTCCGCGCGACTGGAGCTCGCGGATGGCCCCGATGTGCGCATATCCGCGCGCCCCGCCGGAACCCAGTGCCAACGCGACCCTCATGCGGTTCCCCTCCCTCGTCCTCACTCAAGTGTGCACCGAGGCCGCGCGCATCATCACGGCACCTCGGCGTCCGTGTCGTAGGGGCGATCTATCGTCGCACTCGTATCGAGCACCTGTTCGATACGGACGATCGCACACCAGACAACCAGGAGTTCCCGTGTCCCACACCGTCATCCCGTTCCGCCCCGTGGCCTCCATCGACCCCGACATGGCCGTCGTCGCCGCCAACATCGACCGGTACGGCATCCACGTGGTCCACGTGGGCCAGGGCTGCACCTGCGTGGACTGTCACTCCGCACCCCTCCCACCGGACCAGCGATTCGGATACACGGTCGGGCTCACCGGTCGCGGACACCCCGAGCTCCTTGTCCGCGGCCTGGGCGCCCGTGAGACGGCCGCGCTGCTCACCCGGTGGGGCGGGTCCGTCCTGGACGGCGGGGTCCTCGACGCCGGCCACCTCCTGTGTGAGGGCCCCGACGGGCCGACGTGGGAACTCACGCCGGTTCGGCGCCCCTCTAGGACGCTGCGGTGGGCGGGCCGCTACTACCGCACCGCCGGCTCCGGCGGCCTCAGCGCCCTGGAACTTGTACCCGCCCGTCGGCGCTGCCCGTGCGAGGGGTGCTGCTGAGGTCACTGCCGAGGCCTCCGGCACGGCGGGGTCGTCGTAGGGTCTATCCATGCCCCGCCATCGGCTCCACCTGGACTCACGTTCGCCGTCGATCATCGTTCCGCTCACCGGACGGGATCTCGCGGAGCTCGAGGCGCAGGTCGATGCGCTGGTCGCCGCCGACGACGGGTACCGGAGCGCGGCCGAGGCGGGGACACCCCGGAACGGAGCCTCGACGGACACGGACTCGGACACGGACTCGTGGGCGGGCCGGTCACCAGGTCGGTTGGTGGATGTCGTCGAGTGGCGGGTCGACCTCTTCGAGCCCTTCACCGCCGGGGCCGGAGGTGACCCGGCCCCGGCGGTGGAGGCCCTCGAGCGACTCTCGACGCTGCTGCCGGGGGTGCCGATCCTGGCCACATTCCGCACCCGTGGCGAGGGCGGGGGCGCGGAGATCTCCCCGACGACCTACGTCGCGATGGTCGAGGCACTGTCCTCCACCGGTGCCGCGGCCGCCGTGGACGTGGAGTACCTGCACCCGCTCGCGGCGGACTCCATCGCCGCGGCCCACCACCACCGGGTCGCGGTGGTCGCGTCCACCCACGACTTCGCGGCGACCCCGCCGGCCGAGGAGATCGTGTCGCGGCTCGCCGCCATGGAGGACGCGGGGGCGGACGTGGCCAAGATCGCCGTGACGCCACGGTCCGCCGCCGACGTCGTGGCGCTGCTGTCCGCGACCGAGGAACGCCACCGTGCCGCCCGCATCCCGCTGATCACCATGTCGATGGGTGGCCTCGGGGCGGTCACCCGACTCGGTGGCGGACCGTTCGGCTCGTCGGCCACCTTCGCCACGGTGGGCGCGGCCTCCGCACCCGGACAACTCCCCGCCGTGGGGGTCCGCCGCGTTCTGGAGCTGCTCAGCGGCGGGTCCGCACCTCGGGAGTGATCCCGCCCCCACCCCGGTGACTGCGCCGCGCGAGGTTCACCAGGTCACCCGCCGGACCGGACAGCTGGCGCGGCGGCCGCCACACCGCACGCAACTCACGATGCAGATCCAGGCCGTCGATCTCGATGACCTTCAGGGCGCCGGAGGCCACCTGGTCCGCCACGGCGAGCGTGCTCATCCCCGCCGGCCCGACACCGTCCAGGACGCTGGTGCGAATGGCGGCGGCGCTGGCGAGTTCGAGTAGGGGCGCGGGGCGCTCGTACTCCTGCAGGGCCCGGTCCAGGGTCGTCCGCGTTCCGGAGCCCGGCTCCCGCACCACCAACCGGGTGGCCGCGAGCTCGGCGATGGTCACCGGGGTCCGGCGCCGTGCCCACGGATGTGACGGCGGGACCACCACGACCAGCCGATCGCGGGCGACGGTGCCGGAGTGCAGGCCGGGGGGCACCGTCGGGGATTCGATGAACCCGACATCACAGGCGCCGTCCAGCACCAGCTCGGCGACCCTCACCGAGTTGTGGACCTGCAGGTGGATGTTCACCTCCGGTCGCGCACCGCTCAGTGCCCCCAGCCAGCGGGGCATCAGGTGTTCTGCCACGGTCATGCTCGCGCCCACGGTCAGGGTGGCGGACCGTTCGGACTGCAGGCTCTGCGCCACCTCCAGCAACCTGCTCGTCTCGCCGAGGACCCGTCGCGCCCAGTGGGCCAGCACCGTCCCGTGAGGGGTCAGCGTGGCACCCCGCGGATGCCGCCGCAGCAACGGCATCCCGAACTGACGCTCGAGTTCCTTGACCGCCCTGCTCGCGTTGGGCTGTGCCATCCCGACCTTTCTGGCCGCCGCGCTCAGACTGCCCTTCTCGTCGACGCCGACCAGAAGCTCGAGCACGAGCAGGTCGGGCCACCTTTTGGTCATGCGATGAGCATATGGCAACCGTTCCGGTCATGTGTTTCTGATATACATCGATGCCGTACTGCCGGCTTCCGCGCGAGGTGCCGGGCAACCACCCTGGAGCCATGGACACCCCCCTGGCCACCCGGCCGCGCCGCCACACACCCCCGGCGGGGTCGTCTGCGGAGACGGCGCCGCCCCGCTCGGCGCGTGCGGCGGTGCCGGGTACGGCGCGTGCGGCGGTGCCGGGTACGGCGCTGACGCTCTCGGGCACGGCCGTGGCACTGGCGGTCAGCCACCTGCTCCCCACCCTCAACCCGATGCTCGTGGCGATCGTGCTGGGCGCTGCACTCGGCAACATCGTGCGGGTTCCGACCCGTGCCGCGGCGGGCCTGGCCTTCTCGTCCCGGACACTGTTGCGGATCGGGATCGCCCTGCTCGGCCTCCACCTCGTGCTGGGCGACATCACCGCCCTGGGGTGGCAGGTCATCGTGCTCGTCGTCGTCATCGTGGTCCTCGGAATCGTCGGCACCCTGGCGCTGGGCGGCGCGCTCGGCCTCGGCTGGACCCAGCGCCTGCTCATCGCCTGCGGATTCTCGATCTGCGGCGCGGCCGCGGTGGCCGCCGTGGACAGCGTCTCCGACGCCGACGAGGAGGAGGTCCTCACGGCCGTCACCCTCGTCGTCGTCTTCGGCACCCTGATGATCGTCGCGGTCCCGGTCCTGTCGACGGGGCTGGGATTGTCGGACACCGCAGCGGGCATGTGGGCCGGTGGATCGATCCACGAGGTCGCCCAGGTGATCGCGGCCGGCGGCGCGATCGGCGGCTCCGCTCTGGCGGTGGCCACCGTCGTGAAGCTCGCCCGCGTCCTTCTGCTGGCCCCCGTCGTCACCATCATCAGCCTCCACCGGCGTCGGACGACCGGCGCCGACGGCAGGGGCACGCGGCCTCCGCTGGTCCCCGGGTTCATCGTCGCGTTCGTGATCCTGGTCTGCCTGCGCTCGTCCGGGCTGGTCCCTACCACGGCCCTCGACGTCGCCTCCGCGGCGCAGACCGTACTGCTCACGTGCGCCATGTTCGCGCTCGGGACCGGGGTGCGGCTCGCCGCGATGCGCAGGGTCGGCGCGCGGCCGGTCATCCTGGCCGCCGCCTCGACGACGTGGGTCGCGGGACTCGCGCTGGCCGGCGTCCTGCTCATCTCCCCGACGGTCTGATCACCCCGCCGGGGGTCGGGTGAGGCCCCGACTGCCAGCGGTTGACGACCACGACGTGGCAGGTAGCGTCGACGTCCTTGCAGCTCCCACGCGAGGAGGCCGGAATGCGGATCGTCATCATCGGCGCGAGCGGGAATGTCGGCACCGCGCTGCTCCGTCGCCTCCGCGAGACGCGCTCCGGTGAGGAGCTAGTCGGGCTGGTGCGCCGCCCGCCGGATCCCGTCGGCGAGTACCGGGGCGTCGACTGGCGCGCGGTGGACGTCTCCGGCCCGGGGGCGGCCCGCGAACTCGGTCGCCACGTCAGCGGCGCGGACACGGTGGTCAACCTGGCCTGGGGTTTCCAGCCCACCCGCGACGTCCGCTACCTCGAGAGGGTCGGGGTCGGTGGAACGGCCGCGGTCCTCGAGGCCGCGCAGTCGGCCGGGGTGGGGCACCTGGTTCACATCTCCTCCGTGGGGACCTACGCGCCGGGCCGCCACGGTGAGCACGTCGACGAGACCTGGGCGACGACGGGGGTGTCGGGTTCGGCCTACAGCCGACACAAGGCCATGGCGGAGAGGCTCATCGACGAGCACGAGAGTCGCCACGGCGGCGAGGCGGTGCCCGTCGCCCGGATGCGGCCGGGCTTCATCGTCCAGCGAGCAGCCGCGAGCGGGCTGACCCGATACGGACTCCCCGCCTACGTGCCCGCACATCTCGTGCCGCGGCTGCCGCTGCTGCCGCTCGACCGGGCCCTGTGCCTGCCGCTCGCTCATGCGGACGATGTCGCCGACGCTC is a window from the Dietzia sp. JS16-p6b genome containing:
- a CDS encoding patatin-like phospholipase family protein, translated to MRVALALGSGGARGYAHIGAIRELQSRGHEVVGVSGASMGAVVGSLLAAGELDRFEEWVRGLAQRDVLRLLDVSFAGGGAIRANKIMGVIGEMLDDVRIEDLAIPYTAVATDLRARREVWFTRGPVDIAVRASFAIPSIVTPAIVGGRLMIDGGVTNPVPLEPLASVDSDLVLAVSLTGRREGIRGSTFQESSDPEEPSAVADPKISKKGGTVTATTARLSGRIRTAAADVRDADLVRLVAARFGQDSTGQDPTGQDPIGEEATGMDSTGPGAEPRPRASERSTPGASATPSPEVEEAVEEGEREVRAEAQSDERGLESLPGTLRIFDVVSQSIEAMQSILTGYRMAGNRPDVLVEVPSDACSAFDFHRAEEMIELGRRLTAEALDREGV
- a CDS encoding DUF4262 domain-containing protein, giving the protein MSHTVIPFRPVASIDPDMAVVAANIDRYGIHVVHVGQGCTCVDCHSAPLPPDQRFGYTVGLTGRGHPELLVRGLGARETAALLTRWGGSVLDGGVLDAGHLLCEGPDGPTWELTPVRRPSRTLRWAGRYYRTAGSGGLSALELVPARRRCPCEGCC
- the aroD gene encoding type I 3-dehydroquinate dehydratase, producing the protein MPRHRLHLDSRSPSIIVPLTGRDLAELEAQVDALVAADDGYRSAAEAGTPRNGASTDTDSDTDSWAGRSPGRLVDVVEWRVDLFEPFTAGAGGDPAPAVEALERLSTLLPGVPILATFRTRGEGGGAEISPTTYVAMVEALSSTGAAAAVDVEYLHPLAADSIAAAHHHRVAVVASTHDFAATPPAEEIVSRLAAMEDAGADVAKIAVTPRSAADVVALLSATEERHRAARIPLITMSMGGLGAVTRLGGGPFGSSATFATVGAASAPGQLPAVGVRRVLELLSGGSAPRE
- a CDS encoding LysR family transcriptional regulator, with product MTKRWPDLLVLELLVGVDEKGSLSAAARKVGMAQPNASRAVKELERQFGMPLLRRHPRGATLTPHGTVLAHWARRVLGETSRLLEVAQSLQSERSATLTVGASMTVAEHLMPRWLGALSGARPEVNIHLQVHNSVRVAELVLDGACDVGFIESPTVPPGLHSGTVARDRLVVVVPPSHPWARRRTPVTIAELAATRLVVREPGSGTRTTLDRALQEYERPAPLLELASAAAIRTSVLDGVGPAGMSTLAVADQVASGALKVIEIDGLDLHRELRAVWRPPRQLSGPAGDLVNLARRSHRGGGGITPEVRTRR
- a CDS encoding YeiH family protein — encoded protein: MDTPLATRPRRHTPPAGSSAETAPPRSARAAVPGTARAAVPGTALTLSGTAVALAVSHLLPTLNPMLVAIVLGAALGNIVRVPTRAAAGLAFSSRTLLRIGIALLGLHLVLGDITALGWQVIVLVVVIVVLGIVGTLALGGALGLGWTQRLLIACGFSICGAAAVAAVDSVSDADEEEVLTAVTLVVVFGTLMIVAVPVLSTGLGLSDTAAGMWAGGSIHEVAQVIAAGGAIGGSALAVATVVKLARVLLLAPVVTIISLHRRRTTGADGRGTRPPLVPGFIVAFVILVCLRSSGLVPTTALDVASAAQTVLLTCAMFALGTGVRLAAMRRVGARPVILAAASTTWVAGLALAGVLLISPTV
- a CDS encoding NAD-dependent epimerase/dehydratase family protein, translated to MQLPREEAGMRIVIIGASGNVGTALLRRLRETRSGEELVGLVRRPPDPVGEYRGVDWRAVDVSGPGAARELGRHVSGADTVVNLAWGFQPTRDVRYLERVGVGGTAAVLEAAQSAGVGHLVHISSVGTYAPGRHGEHVDETWATTGVSGSAYSRHKAMAERLIDEHESRHGGEAVPVARMRPGFIVQRAAASGLTRYGLPAYVPAHLVPRLPLLPLDRALCLPLAHADDVADALVRVIGQGATGPFNLAADPPFTREDLAEVLGARPVHVPLALLGAIVGLTWRARLQPVDRGWLDLAFSVPLLDCVRARDELGWAPSWAPREAMADLLDGIARLAHTGSAPLRRRSVPDLVRRSLADGLISSRRFP